The sequence tgatgcattctccattttctttcttgatcacgaccgggtttttagtctgttttggggtcctggctttaattcactcttatgtctcttactggtactagagggatgccctctgtggcagggcagcatagagagcgtccgagcagttggcctaaggtgaaagaaaagcatttgctccctgcgctccagttttacctctcttggttggtttggttttgggtttgttttttttgctttggctctgccatcagcctgggagctgaaaaatgcagaactgccactttcttgtcccctggctgtaaactgcatctaagggagcacttcaggtatttgattttggatacaccatatggtcacaggagcggccagatgagacctggggctctgtgtccctgggctgctccttcTGTTGTTTCTccgctttccttctgtattggatctggctgagttggagttcctttaccccacagcagccctcgtagtgctgtgctctgtactggtagctagaaagctgttgataacacagcagtgttttggccatggctgagcagtgctggcacagcatcaaggctgtctctctaacattctcccctccccattaggctgggggtgggcaagatcttgggaggcgatgtagccaggaagaagaggcatcctggtagcaagtaaatcttaggtcccttcagatgctggggaccctgcattcatgcagcattgggcagaccccagatggattttctcttGGTACACTGTACAGATCCTGTCTGTGGAGAacttcctccttttggtcattcacggtgttaTAGAACTTTtcctagaagaaaacatctctatgcataaaggatgttcgcgcgcggacttcttgctgcactttaggtaacggcagggccgcgcaggtggcgtaatcgctggtaccaagcaggagctgcctggaggctcctctgttacagtcaaccagatcggcgagtggtgagcagttgcactgcgcatcatttgtacattccgatccttttattattgctgttgtcattttattagtgttataattatcattagtagtttctccttttctgttctattaaaccattcttacctcaacccacaagttttacttctttttctggattttctcccccatcccactggatgggggagggagggggggggggcagtgagtgagcggctgggtggtgcttagttgctggctggggttaaaccatgatggagacagtcacagcagcacagaatggatgctgaaagggacctctagaggtcatccagcccacctcggctgctcgagcagggccagctgcagcaggctgtgagtctgcttctcgaaggttctattggctgcgttgctcccacgttgtggagctcgcatgggaaatgggcaatgaagagcgATGAAGTTTCCAAGCACTTTCTGGCCGttgcagtgttttttatttttattttccttctgattttttctccccccttgctggtcttgcagctgcccaaggtgcagccagagaaggggaggagggtccctgcctggcctgcagctccctccctcgccattcttggggtgatttggggttattttgctgtgtcagtgaggcaaagctgggctctccggggctcagtgtggtgggacccgaggaaggccgtgatggtcttgaggctttgaagggctgtgcaccgagccctgtccccgctggaggggaccctggtggtgtttgagacgaaggccttgcaggccttgctgttgtgtgtgcctgtgtcccccccggcccccaaggtctgtcgttgttgcaggggctctgtgctgctttctgcatggggccgtgtccgtgagtcctgcagggacctgtctgtcctggcttccccaccaaagggctgctccccctggggaaggggagaggggagtcatCCGCGTCctgccccaccgttgcctgccccgctggtggtgactgggccctgggggtgtctCCGTTCCCcttggggcttgctggctcggatttggggctcagtggggcttttgcacctcttgggtgctgtttcttggtgccccctgtgctccctccccgtcccacacaggcaccgagcggttctggagaaggagcttttaattgaaaagacaagagaaaaggtcccatccaagctggtctgacccctccctagccccccctgcccaccccccctgccatatgccccacccctcctctcccaccccccactcccccatctccatctcacccccgtctgatcccccctcacaccctcacgttggctgccagagccctgcgcttgctgggtgccattggcaaggagctctgcgcctgcctcttcctcttcttgtctGCCATGGCAGGTGGgaatggtggcaggtccatcctggCATCCTCCCAAAGCTCCCGGGGCTCAATCCCGATGACGTTGAATATTTCTAGGCTCAGCATgatgtcgctgagctcggggatgcagtagtcgggggtgagcatctcctcaggcagtgagagcgagctgaagtcgcagttggGGGtggctgcgctggtgccaccagtgtcctcgggcacggagctcctgctggaagcatcctggctgacccccactctatccagggagcaatcaaagagtaCTAGGGCCTCATGGAGAGGCACTTTCTCAGACGCTGCAAGTTCACCTACAGGCTCCCCAAGGGCTTGATTGTGGGGgtcagcgcaggggctgggggggacgtcgctgcctgggggtgcccccacaggggtggccattCCGCAGGTGTTGATCTTGGCCAGTGGCCCCTCGATGTCCTCGTAGCTGGGGATGCGTGTTGGCAtcgctgggggggctggggccatccgtctcccctctctgctggtgccagcagagtccccaggcatggggccactgctgggaccatcctggctgacctccactccatccagggagcaaccgaagagccttagggcctcttccaggagcatctcctcggacactgcaaggttgcctgcagtgtccccaagggcttggttgtgggcagcagcgcaggggctggggggcacattgctgcccaggggtgcccccacaggggtggccgtgctggggatgttgatctgtgccaactccccctcgctgtgctggtagccagggatggacactggcagctccagagggcctGGGGCCACCCCACACCTCTGATTTTCATAGGGTGCAAGGTATGGGTggccctggacagtccccccggctgcccaggccaggggggccctgcagcccccgggaccccacagggcagcacccggcatagaagcggcgccttggccgagcgtggcggtggccggtggaggcaggtcggtggttgtccactggatgcggaagacccgggggtcgaagaggcagccacatggagacctctgcagacctgtgtgggtgaggggggagccgtgctgggccggggggactgtccaggggcacccgccaagctggccccgatggccgacatcccccagctctgggccaggggtgtggggagcttgtggctggggcgatccccacggggtgagccgctgtgccggtgggacggggttgcaaatcggggaggagactcgcatcaaggaggtgaaaggggagaggtggccccaaatatttggggaattctctgcagatgggttttactgggcacgcgccgcccgggcgagggcaaggatgctcaccggggcttgctgaacccccgtGCGAAAAGTGCTGGGGgaatgggtgtgatggggatggcgaaggtgccagagcagactggggtgccatacctgctggtggtgcctggggtgcccggggtgcagggaagggctgctcccgtgcgggcaggcggcacaggttggccgagcctgagagaatgagacaggagcgatggccggcggtcacctctgcacttgccccccaagagcgtccctgggctgcaggggttggcgttggtccctacctcgagggtagaaggttttggggagcacgaatggctggaaaagctggggtgccggggggccccagggcccaggcagtgggagctgcattggtggccgcgccatggtcccttctggctgttggctgccaaggactctttggcatctccccggaaggaatgcgggggctccctgtgttccgccccacccccaagagcctccccagctcctcctggggagggagagggttaagggaggctggggtgcctcCAGGgaggcacagatcaacatcccaagcacggccacccctgtgggggcacccccgggcagcgatgtccaccccagcccctgcgctgccgccaacaacgaagcccttggggacactgcaggcgaccttgcagtgtccgaggagatgctcctggaagaggccctaaggctcttcggttgctccctggatagagtgggggtcagccaggatgctcccagcagaggctccgtgcccggggatgctgctggcaccagcacagacacccccgaccgcgacttcagctcgctctcgctgcctgaggagatgctcacccccgactactgcatccccgagctcagcgacgccatgctgagcctcaaaatagtcaacggcagcgggatggagccccaggagccgtggcagcaTGCAGGGAtagacctgccaccatccccacctgccacggccggcaagcggaggaagaggcaggcgcagagctccttgccaatggcacccagcaagcgcagggctctggcagccaacgtgagggtgtgtgtgtgtgggggggggattagacaggggtgagagggatggagatggggggagtgggggggggggtgagagaggaggggtggggtatatggcagggggggtaggcggggggggctagggaggggttagaccagcttggatgggaccttttctcttgtcttttcaattaaaagctccttctccagaactgctcggtgcctgtgt comes from Accipiter gentilis unplaced genomic scaffold, bAccGen1.1, whole genome shotgun sequence and encodes:
- the LOC126036907 gene encoding proline-rich protein 22-like; the protein is GSANLCRLPAREQPFPAPRAPQAPPAGLQRSPCGCLFDPRVFRIQWTAPYENQRCGVAPGPLELPVSIPGYQHSEGELAQINIPSTPVGELAASEKVPLHEALVLFDCSLDRVGVSQDASSRSSVPEDTGGTSAATPNCDFSSLSLPEEMLTPDYCIPELSDIMLSLEIFNVIGIEPRELWEDARMDLPPFPPAMADKKRKRQAQSSLPMAPSKRRALA